The sequence below is a genomic window from Sander lucioperca isolate FBNREF2018 chromosome 10, SLUC_FBN_1.2, whole genome shotgun sequence.
TGAATTGTATATAAGGTGATGCCTTCCTCTGCCCCAACAGGCTTCCTTGATCTCATTGAAGAAGGTAAGACCTTTGACACTTGGAAGAAATGTCCTTGCCCTAAATTCTAGCTGTGAGTTGGTGGtaatctttgtgtttgtttaatgaCAGAAATTGCTTTGAGGACATGTTTGGTTTTGCACAATTTTGAACATTGTTGAATTTTTGGCCTATCTTGTAGAGAAAATCCCAGAGAAAGATCCCAGTTTGGTGAACTGtttgttaagtgtgtgtgtgtgtgtgtgtgtgtgtgtgtgtgtgtgtgtgtgtgtgtgtgtgtgtgtgtgtgtgtgtgttagtttcaGGGTGTCAAGAAGCTTGATTGTACTGCTTACTTCATCTCCTCAACACCTCAGTGGTAGGTCATCATTTTATCTGTCCGCTGTCtgctttctgtcttttctttttattacttttcatTGCTTGAATGCTTAAATTCCGTGGGAAAGATTTTGAgtcaatgttgtttttgtggTGTTGTTTTTGTGATTCTTTAGTCACTGTGTCTGCCATTCTTATCCAGAATATGAACCCCCCTACCCTTGGTGCATGAAATTCCCCTCTCTAGAATTTTTTAGAGAAAGTCTTTACTTAGTAAAAAATCAGTTTCAGATAACCTTACAGTATTGTAATGTTCATCACAGCCGTTCACTGCTGGAAAAATAAGGAAGCTGATCTTGGTGGCTGTGATCCTTCTGCTGGTGATCACAGTCGACACAAATGGAGTAAGTTAATAACTTTCAGTATTGTATTTATGCCGTATTGTGGTGCTCTAGAACGTATCAGGAAATTAATTTCTTCCATTTCCATTTCTTTCTTTAACAGTTCCAGTTTGGAGATATCATTTCTTTCAAACCCAAGTGTAAGATAGGAATTTACTACCAGCACTATGCTGTCTACGTGGGCGACAGACAACTCCCTGGTAAAAAAGACGGGCAGAACATATTTGAACGCAGAGGTACGTATATTTAGAAACTCTAAAGGCAGTAAGCCAATTCACTCTGACAAGAGAGAGCAACAATACAACAAACCTCAGGTGTTTGATATCATCTAGTATCATCTTTACCATACAGTACATGGAGTATATGCTGAATGTGATTTTGTTATGCTTTGCTCAGACCAGCAACCTCCACAACTTGGAATTATGTCAACAATCATGCACTAAAACATCTTCCAGCAGAGTGAGAAACACTGTTGGAAGATGAGCATGAGTTTAGCATgaatgtgtgttgtttcctcTGATAATCCAGAAACCTTTGGGATGGGTTTTGAAGAAAGTCTCAGGGTAGAGCAGGAAAATCACAACTCTATTTTGGATACAAATAACATGTTTCATGGAGAGAGGCGGAAAAGTGGCAAGAGTCATTATTATGTTAATGTGACTAATACTTGGGTGTATGATGAAATACCTGCAAAGCGAATTATAATCCCCCTCtgttgtactttgtgtttagtgctaattggcAAATGCTaggatgctaacatgctaaactaaagtTTGAACATGGAAAACACATCTGCTGTTAGCATCTAGCTTAATAAAGCACTGAGCCTGGTAAAGGCACACTAGTGAAGAGTCCTAGgcttgtgtttaaaaaaagagctttTAGACAGAAATAAGTATACATGTAAatgtttacatactgtacatctaaTAATTTATTCCCTGGTTATAGACGAAAAgccttcctgtgttttctctaCACTGAACATGACTGAGGAGCCTGAGGTGTTCAATTACCTCGATGGATACAAGGACAAGGAGTACAAGGCAGGAACTGAGGAAGAAATGACCGCGCGCATCAACGAACGAAAAGCCAACTGTGGGAAGTATTATGTCTTGACCAACAACTGTGAACACCTTGCTACCTATGTGCGTTACGGAGTGAAGGTAGCACTGCAGGTACGTGGCTGATTTAACAGTGGCCCATCACCATTTTTCCTACTGCCTCGCCAATTGACGAAAGAATGACCAATTTCATTAAGTACCAACCAGAGCTTAAAAGAAtagagtttgacattttggaaaatactcTTATTTGCAGAGAGGCGATTAGCTTAGCGTAACACAAAGGCTAGAAAAGGGGAAACAGCAGATACCCAAATGTTTGTGCACAAGcattgaaaaagtgagttttATATGTCCCCCTTAGGCTAAGCTAGCTGTAGCGTCATATTTATCAGACATCTCGCAGCAAATAGGCgtagtgtatttcccaaaatgtcattCCCAAAACAGTTATTGTTTCTATCCAGACACACTCAACGCGTTGCTCCGAAGcgttttacattatttacattattacaaATCAGTGTGACTGACTAACAAGTTCTGGTTTCTCTATATAATGTACACTGAATTTAACAATGCCGGCTAGCCACTCTTTTTATGTTCTGTGATGATAATGTATATATCTCTCAGCAGGGTCACAATTAATTTAATCACTTTTGTATTGTTTACAGTTCAACATGACTGGTCAAAATGGTTGCATTAACAAAGACGACCTAttgaaaatcaaatcaaaacaaatgCTGGAGTACGTAAGGGGAAGTATGAGAGCGTGCCTCAACAAGCCCAGCAGTTCCAACGGCTAAGAAGTACTCCATCAATCAGCCCTCTAAGCCTCTCTTGCTCTCTTCTGCTCTGTCCTGATGTGACATGTTGTgttatttgaaataaaaacaatgagcAAGTGCTGTGGGTGTTTTACTGTTCATGTTGGTGTAAAAAAAATGGTTATACAGTCTTAAGAAATAAGCATTGCTTGCATATCAAAACTATTTTGACAATCCTGAGTCAAATCAAAAACATGGCACAACTTAGAAAGAGGTCAGCCTTTCCATACTGAGTTGGTGGTAGAACTGGAAGGTTAATTAGTTGTCCCATAAGCATTACTTAATGCAGAACAGGGTCTAACAGCACACGAGGGGTTTTCAGTCCGAGTGACTGACAGAACAGATGCCCTCCTATATTAATTATTACAGCGGTCTAAAAAAAGCTGTCTAAAAAAGGTTATTTTCACACAGAACTCAGTGATTGTGTTGGGCTCTAAGCTCTACAAATACGCCTGTGACCAACTCTCAATACTGAGAGTATGTAtgtaatactgtgtgtgtgtgtgtgtttgtgtgtgtgtgtgtgtgtgtgtgtgtgtgtgtgtgtgtgttaggcaactactgccaccccaaattATAGTATATATGTGATTGTTTGTGTGCGCAAGCATGCATGAATCTGCTTAAAAGTGTGCGACCTGCAGGAAGACAAGTGTGCATCTAAGTGGAAATAAGTGAATGTGTATCACTTCCCCAACAGCTGCTTTTGGTCTTTCTTCTTTTgattaattttatttaaacagggacaatgcacaagttatcattaaccttgtataagaacaaggagagatgcattgtGCCAGGTTGTAGCACAAGTGCTATTTTCCGCCCGTAGTCCCTTGGCAGGTCAGTAACACAATAAAAATTCCATGCAAgtgaaatacaaaacattaaaatatacaattttacaaccacagtcacacctaatatacaattaaaactatcatGTGCTCAATTGTTCCCCCTTTCTAAAaccaacccccccaccccacaccaACAAAGCTATGCAATCAAAATTCTTACCtctcccctcacacacacacacacacacacacacacacacacacacttcataaaTGTATACAATTTTGTTGTGACAGTAACCATGCTTTTGTCAAACTCGAAAAGGTTTGAGGATTTGTACATGTAATAAGGTCTGTGGGGAGAGTATTCCACTGAGTTATGGCCACAAAAGAAAAGGATGATTTGCCAAATGAAGTTTTGCGATTGGGAATATTGCACTCTCCTCTAGTGGCTGACCGagtagctcttttttttttctgagttgAGCATAATACATTTATCATTTCTTTCAAACCCAGTTGTAAGATGGTTTTGGGGAAAAGCATTTACTACCAGCACTATGCTGTCTATGTGGGCGACAGACAACTCCCTGGTAAAAAAGACGGGCAGGATATATTTGAACGCATAAGTACGTATATTTAGAAACTCTAAAGGCAGTAAGCCAATTCACTCTGACAAGAGAGAGCAACAATACAACAAACCTCAGGTGTTTGATATCATCTAGCATCATCTTTACCATACAGTACATGGAGTATATGCTGAATGTGATTTTGTTATGCTTTGCTCAGACCAGCTACCTCCACAACTTGGAATTATGTCAACAATCATGCACTAAAACATCTTCCAGCAGAGTGAGAAACACTGTTGGAAGATGAGCGTGAGTTTAGCATgaatgtgtgttgtttcctcTGATAATCCAGAAACCTTTGGGATGGGTTTTGAAGAAAGTCTCAGGGTAGAGCAGGAAAATCACAACTCTATTTTGGATACAAATAACATGTTTCATGGAGAGAGGCGGAAAAGTGGCAAGAGTCATTATTATGTTAATGTGACTAATACTTGGGTGTATGATGAAATACCTACAAAGCGAATTATAATCCCCCTCtgttgtactttgtgtttagtgctaattggcAAATGCTaggatgctaacatgctaaactaaagtTTGAACATGGAAAACACATCTGCTGTTAGCATCTAGCTTAATAAAGCACTGAGCCTGGTAAAGGCACACTAGTGAAGAGTCCTAGGCTTGTGTTCAAAAAAAGAGCTTTTAGACAGAAATAAGTACGTATTGTAAatgtttacatactgtacatctaaTAATTTATTCCCTGGTTATAGACGAGAAgccttcctgtgttttctctaCACTGAACATGACTAAGGAGCCTGAGGTGTTCAATTACCTCGATggaaaggctaaaataaaatgatttctttttttctatttgagattttaatttaagtatttccatttaagcttttacatttcacatttaattatggcatgattttccctagtagcgtagtaaaataatactatttttaatttgattttgcttcgttttctctttggactttcagtttgaattatgaataaatatatcctccataaCAACGTTacggatgaagagagagagagagagagagagagagagagaaagagagagagcgagaagcagcggccagcgggcagaggagggtctgcttcagcctcctctgcccgctgcctctcgttctcaagcagcggctgaagggctgcgaggctcaggatattggtagtgctcccgtgggtgctgtgctgtggcttatcacagtcgactgtgccggtcatcatcagaca
It includes:
- the LOC118496112 gene encoding uncharacterized protein LOC118496112, whose amino-acid sequence is MPSSAPTGFLDLIEEEKIPEKDPSLPFTAGKIRKLILVAVILLLVITVDTNGFQFGDIISFKPKCKIGIYYQHYAVYVGDRQLPGKKDGQNIFERRDEKPSCVFSTLNMTEEPEVFNYLDGYKDKEYKAGTEEEMTARINERKANCGKYYVLTNNCEHLATYVRYGVKVALQFNMTGQNGCINKDDLLKIKSKQMLEYVRGSMRACLNKPSSSNG